One window of the Leishmania infantum JPCM5 genome chromosome 28 genome contains the following:
- a CDS encoding putative phopshatase yields MSNCPPASSFCDFGEWKSEEDDSEDSCSSDFSSSSSAPYVVCAQSISFATGALGKAQRKLSALPLSDTDEELRAEIEQSRLSLECNLSALRLSAVPSDVPLQILRKISLSENKLVSLPDGLFLNGSFGALVELVLNTNLLTSLPLSLFYLPHLQVLSVNNNSLTSLPFENVIGAERDAAGDPFLPSVRRIGMESNQLQLLPLSLLEWCPSLEELFLAMNEAMLDEPVSYDRLQRIRRLSTKRVVLRVDNRPRFVRQIEAQCWARTLPWLQVELNKIYPDKVLDYLFLGSLRTAQTVTVYHDLDICYVLTVGRDLEAVIEPWMQQLVLPVNDFPEQSMVPVFDDAFRFIDEARSHKKGVLIHCFAGLSRSVTIAVAYLMHLKGITRDDALALVRLARPAAQPNDGFLRELGAYEEMLRSRCVSRE; encoded by the coding sequence ATGAGCAACTGTCCTCCCGCCTCAAGCTTCTGCGACTTTGGTGAGTGGAAGTCGGAAGAGGACGACTCAGAGGACTCATGCTCTTCCGACTTCTCTTCGTCGTCCAGCGCGCCCTACGTCGTCTGTGCGCAGTCCATCTCCTTTGCCACCGGGGCACTCGGCAAAGCGCAGCGCAAGCTCAGCGCCCTGCCGCTTTCGGACACagacgaggagctgcgcgctgAAATCGAGCAAAGCAGGCTGTCGCTGGAATGTAATCTGTCGGCACTGAGGCTGTCAGCAGTGCCATCTGATGTTCCACTCCAAATTTTGCGTAAGATTTCTCTGTCGGAGAACAAACTAGTTTCGTTGCCGGATGGGCTGTTCTTAAACGGATCCTTCGGTGCGCTGGTTGAGTTGGTCCTGAATACCAATCTGCTCACGTCccttccgctctctctcttttacCTCCCACATCTTCAGGTGCTTTCAGTGAACAACAACTCGCTGACGTCGCTGCCATTTGAGAATGTGATAGGGGCagagcgcgacgcggcgggcGATCCGTTTCTGCCCTCGGTGCGGCGTATCGGAATGGAGTCGAACCAACTGCAGCTCCTGCCGTTGTCTTTGCTGGAGTGGTGCCCCTCTTTGGAGGAGTTGTTCTTGGCCATGAACGAGGCAATGCTCGATGAGCCCGTGTCGTATGACCGTCTTCAGAGGATACGCCGTCTTTCCACCAAGCGTGTCGTGCTCAGAGTTGATAATCGTCCTCGTTTTGTGAGGCAGATTGAGGCGCAGTGCTGGGCCCGGACTCTGCCATGGCTGCAAGTCGAGCTGAACAAGATCTACCCTGACAAGGTGCTGGATTATCTCTTCCTAGGATCCCTGCGCACCGCGCAAACGGTGACTGTGTACCACGATCTAGACATCTGCTATGTTCTCACTGTGGGGCGCGACTTGGAGGCGGTAATTGAACCGTGGATGCAGCAGCTTGTTCTTCCTGTGAACGACTTTCCGGAGCAGAGCATGGTGCCCGTCTTCGATGACGCCTTCAGGTTCATCGATGAGGCAAGATCGCACAAAAAGGGCGTCCTCATCCACTGCTTTGCCGGTCTTTCCAGGTCCGTGACGATTGCGGTGGCCTATCTGATGCATCTCAAGGGCATCACACGCGATGATGCCCTTGCCTTGGTACGCCTTGCGAGGCCAGCGGCACAGCCAAATGATGGTTTTCTCCGTGAGCTGGGCGCCTACGAGGAGATGCTGCGCAGTCGTTGCGTTAGTCGCGAGTaa